A single Cnuibacter physcomitrellae DNA region contains:
- a CDS encoding IPT/TIG domain-containing protein, producing the protein MFGSRWRHVVAPVAFGVTTAMVAFFGGSAAIAAPTDRAEAEGLFLSGGSAAVDLDSVAELAGPYNAYPPGGAEESPLDVTALQTIELGLGVDLFGDNSILTLGAVGQYAETSAAGSFASSGLLGADGAIQAGTGAPGENTTLTLTPVLDAVGADDLISTLTVELGAVSAQAEAVRGATVTPEGDYQIASGDVTLTSPALADLLADLDGTLGDTSDTVNALADDGGPIDTTVGGLLGGVTAILDGALPGLVTVDADVSSELDLDLGAALDTVSDDEFVSGPVSVTLSTGTITIDLDELYALNALPEDTTLLSDGAINAQITEALSDILTVQLPTALETALDDVIDSTAIDIDVTGDVDVLGADIGDLVISVDGTVGGLLGNPGTVAPTVSLDGTEILGLDLDDVLEPITDYVVDSILPAVGVLVDAALDPVGLEDAITTIATAAVTALDPLLDVLNTVVQLTVNVKESPGDFRDAAGTDEGSFTQRAVQAVVAPGLAGSLITLNLASATVRALPLAAPSGLAITPVRGPVTGGTPVTITGTNLGDVTDVVFGTVPATGVTLNADGSVSAVAPPQAAPGPVAVTVTNPDGSDSSLTFTYFAVTDVDTIAPDSGSTEGGTDVTITGVCLTGTTQVLFGGVPGTDLVVGSDTTLTVTTPPGTAGDVDVTIVNPTECGGQTVPDGFTYVAPGAPTITGIVPDRGPETGGTTVVLTGTDFTGATEVTFGGVPAADYTVDSDTQITAVTPAHAPGVVDVVVTNPAGDSAGLDFEFFDVADITGVDPDAGPEAGGNTVVITGTCFTGATAVLFGAAPATSFTVDSDTQITAVVPAGTGTVDVTVVGAGDCGTATDDDGYDYVAPPTITGLDPTSGPETGGTVVTITGDGLTGTTGVLFGDVPAASITVVSDTEVQAVTPPHAPATVPVTVQHPGGDVDAGDFVFLDIPTITTITPDQGPEDGGTTVVITGEGFVGATGVTFDGLPGTGFTVDSDTQITVVTPPHAPATVPVVVLHPNGDSPAAEFTYVAGTEIDTVTPPGGPEEGGTVVTITGTCFTGATAVLFGDTPATSFTVDSDTQITAVAPAGTGVVDVTVVGSAACGTDTLPGGYEYTDDPVIGTLTPTSGPETGGTVVTITGSNLGGATGVTFDGVPGTGLTIVSDTELTVVTPPGTPGDAAVVVSAPTGDSDPGTFTYTPVTTIDDTDPSTGPTGGGTEVTIVGHCFTGATAVLFGSTPSPAFVVVDDTRIRAVAPAAAAPGAVDVTVVGSAVCGDGVLEDGFTYYKGAAVVGGGAGLASTGAAGTVGALGGALLLLAAGTLLWMQRRRRDA; encoded by the coding sequence GTGTTCGGCAGCCGGTGGCGGCATGTCGTCGCTCCCGTCGCGTTCGGGGTGACCACCGCCATGGTGGCGTTCTTCGGGGGATCGGCGGCGATCGCCGCACCCACCGACCGTGCCGAGGCCGAGGGCCTCTTCCTCTCGGGCGGGAGTGCAGCGGTCGACCTCGACTCGGTCGCCGAGCTCGCCGGTCCCTACAACGCGTACCCACCGGGCGGTGCGGAGGAGTCGCCCCTCGACGTCACCGCCCTCCAGACCATCGAGCTGGGGCTCGGGGTCGACCTGTTCGGCGACAACAGCATCCTCACGCTCGGTGCCGTGGGGCAGTACGCCGAGACGTCCGCGGCGGGATCGTTCGCCTCATCCGGCCTCCTGGGCGCCGACGGCGCCATCCAGGCGGGCACGGGAGCACCCGGCGAGAACACCACGCTGACGCTCACCCCGGTGCTCGACGCGGTGGGCGCCGACGACCTGATCTCGACGCTGACCGTCGAGCTCGGCGCGGTCTCGGCCCAGGCCGAGGCGGTGCGAGGCGCCACGGTGACCCCCGAGGGCGACTACCAGATCGCCAGCGGTGACGTCACGCTGACGTCTCCCGCCCTCGCCGACCTCCTGGCCGACCTCGACGGGACGCTCGGGGACACCAGCGACACGGTGAACGCCCTCGCCGACGACGGCGGTCCGATCGACACCACGGTGGGCGGGCTGCTCGGCGGCGTCACGGCGATCCTCGACGGCGCGCTCCCCGGACTCGTCACCGTGGATGCGGACGTCTCCAGCGAGCTCGACCTCGACCTCGGCGCGGCCCTCGACACGGTCTCCGACGACGAGTTCGTCAGCGGACCCGTGAGCGTCACGCTCTCCACGGGGACGATCACGATCGACCTCGACGAGCTCTACGCCCTGAACGCGCTGCCGGAGGACACCACGCTGCTCTCCGACGGTGCGATCAACGCGCAGATCACCGAGGCGCTGAGCGACATCCTCACCGTGCAGCTGCCCACCGCTCTCGAGACAGCGCTCGACGACGTGATCGACTCCACGGCGATCGACATCGACGTGACCGGCGACGTCGATGTGCTCGGCGCCGACATCGGCGACCTGGTGATCAGCGTCGACGGGACGGTCGGCGGCCTGCTCGGCAACCCGGGCACCGTCGCCCCGACGGTCTCGCTCGACGGGACCGAGATCCTGGGGCTCGACCTCGACGACGTGCTCGAGCCGATCACCGACTACGTGGTCGACTCGATCCTCCCCGCGGTCGGCGTCCTCGTCGACGCCGCCCTCGACCCGGTGGGTCTCGAGGATGCCATCACGACGATCGCGACCGCCGCGGTCACCGCTCTGGACCCCCTGCTCGACGTGCTGAACACCGTGGTGCAGCTCACGGTCAACGTCAAGGAGTCCCCGGGTGACTTCCGGGATGCGGCCGGCACGGACGAGGGCTCGTTCACGCAGCGCGCGGTGCAGGCCGTGGTCGCTCCCGGACTCGCAGGGAGCCTGATCACGCTGAACCTCGCCTCGGCGACGGTCCGCGCGCTGCCGCTCGCGGCACCCTCCGGCCTGGCCATCACGCCTGTGCGCGGACCGGTCACCGGCGGCACGCCCGTCACGATCACCGGGACCAACCTGGGCGACGTCACCGACGTCGTGTTCGGCACGGTCCCCGCCACGGGCGTCACGCTCAACGCGGACGGCAGCGTGAGCGCCGTCGCCCCGCCGCAGGCGGCTCCCGGCCCGGTGGCCGTGACCGTCACCAACCCCGACGGATCCGACAGCTCGCTGACGTTCACGTACTTCGCCGTGACCGACGTCGACACGATCGCCCCGGACAGCGGGTCGACCGAGGGCGGGACCGACGTGACGATCACCGGCGTCTGCCTGACCGGCACCACCCAGGTGCTCTTCGGCGGCGTCCCCGGCACGGACCTCGTGGTCGGCAGCGACACGACGCTCACCGTGACCACCCCGCCGGGGACCGCGGGTGACGTCGACGTGACGATCGTCAACCCGACCGAGTGCGGCGGACAGACCGTCCCCGACGGCTTCACCTACGTCGCTCCGGGCGCGCCGACCATCACCGGCATCGTGCCCGATCGTGGACCCGAGACCGGCGGCACCACCGTCGTGCTCACCGGCACGGACTTCACGGGCGCCACCGAGGTGACGTTCGGCGGAGTGCCTGCGGCCGACTACACGGTCGACAGCGACACGCAGATCACGGCGGTCACGCCGGCTCACGCTCCCGGCGTGGTCGACGTCGTCGTGACGAACCCCGCGGGCGACTCGGCCGGCCTCGACTTCGAGTTCTTCGACGTCGCCGACATCACGGGCGTGGATCCGGATGCGGGGCCCGAGGCGGGCGGCAACACCGTCGTCATCACCGGCACCTGCTTCACCGGCGCCACCGCGGTGCTGTTCGGAGCCGCTCCCGCCACCTCGTTCACGGTCGACAGCGACACGCAGATCACCGCCGTCGTCCCGGCAGGCACGGGCACGGTGGACGTGACCGTCGTGGGCGCGGGCGACTGCGGGACGGCCACGGACGACGACGGGTACGACTACGTCGCCCCGCCGACGATCACCGGTCTCGACCCCACGAGCGGGCCGGAGACGGGAGGCACCGTGGTCACGATCACCGGTGACGGGCTCACCGGCACCACGGGCGTGCTCTTCGGAGACGTGCCCGCCGCGTCGATCACGGTCGTGAGCGACACCGAGGTGCAGGCGGTCACACCGCCTCATGCTCCCGCGACGGTCCCCGTCACGGTGCAGCACCCCGGCGGCGACGTCGATGCGGGCGACTTCGTCTTCCTCGACATCCCGACCATCACGACCATCACCCCCGACCAGGGTCCGGAGGACGGCGGGACCACCGTCGTGATCACCGGAGAGGGCTTCGTCGGCGCGACCGGCGTGACCTTCGACGGCCTGCCCGGCACCGGGTTCACGGTCGACAGCGACACCCAGATCACGGTCGTGACCCCGCCGCACGCCCCCGCCACGGTCCCCGTGGTGGTGCTCCACCCGAACGGCGACTCGCCGGCCGCGGAGTTCACCTACGTCGCCGGGACCGAGATCGACACGGTCACGCCTCCCGGCGGCCCGGAGGAGGGCGGCACGGTCGTCACCATCACGGGCACCTGCTTCACCGGCGCGACCGCGGTGCTGTTCGGCGACACCCCGGCCACCTCGTTCACGGTCGACAGCGACACGCAGATCACCGCGGTCGCCCCGGCGGGCACCGGCGTCGTGGACGTGACCGTGGTCGGATCCGCGGCCTGCGGGACCGACACGCTGCCCGGCGGCTACGAGTACACCGACGACCCGGTGATCGGCACCCTCACGCCGACCAGCGGGCCGGAGACCGGCGGCACGGTGGTGACCATCACGGGGAGCAACCTCGGTGGAGCGACCGGCGTGACCTTCGACGGCGTGCCCGGCACCGGCCTCACGATCGTCAGCGACACGGAGCTGACCGTCGTGACCCCGCCCGGCACCCCCGGCGACGCGGCGGTGGTCGTGTCCGCGCCCACCGGCGACAGCGACCCGGGGACGTTCACGTACACGCCCGTCACCACGATCGACGACACCGACCCGAGCACCGGACCCACCGGTGGCGGGACCGAGGTCACGATCGTCGGTCACTGCTTCACGGGAGCCACCGCGGTGCTGTTCGGCAGCACCCCGTCGCCGGCCTTCGTGGTGGTCGACGACACCCGCATCCGGGCGGTCGCCCCCGCGGCTGCCGCTCCCGGCGCCGTGGACGTCACGGTGGTCGGGTCCGCCGTCTGCGGTGACGGCGTCCTCGAGGACGGCTTCACCTACTACAAGGGCGCGGCCGTGGTCGGCGGCGGTGCAGGCCTGGCCTCCACCGGTGCCGCCGGGACGGTCGGCGCCCTCGGCGGGGCGCTCCTGCTCCTCGCCGCGGGCACGCTGCTCTGGATGCAGAGGCGCCGTCGCGACGCGTAG
- a CDS encoding alpha/beta hydrolase — translation MADSHTPEAAQTPETAQDLGAAQDAGAAQTTEAVQTFEPEGRAIPFAEEGAGPAVVLIAERGESIAYLGALAHSLTQEDFRVVRIGGRADEESASSPAERAQDVVDLLDQLGVGDAWIGGHGHGGTIARHVALEHHDRVDGVLLLGVEPLQPPLAAGLPVLVIQGTADDVTPAQNGRTLQESAPELVSVVAVEGAGHDFPATHVGETSWAIEDYLDWD, via the coding sequence ATGGCCGACTCCCACACCCCCGAGGCCGCGCAGACCCCCGAGACGGCACAGGATCTCGGGGCGGCACAGGACGCCGGGGCAGCGCAGACCACCGAGGCCGTGCAGACGTTCGAGCCCGAGGGTCGCGCCATCCCGTTCGCCGAGGAGGGGGCGGGGCCGGCCGTCGTGCTGATCGCCGAGCGCGGTGAGAGCATCGCGTACCTCGGTGCGCTGGCGCACTCGCTGACGCAGGAGGACTTCCGGGTGGTGCGGATCGGCGGACGTGCGGACGAGGAGTCGGCGTCGAGCCCGGCGGAGCGCGCGCAGGACGTGGTCGACCTGCTCGATCAGCTCGGTGTGGGCGACGCGTGGATCGGCGGTCACGGCCACGGCGGGACGATCGCGCGCCACGTCGCCCTCGAGCACCACGACCGCGTCGACGGCGTGCTGCTGCTGGGCGTGGAGCCGCTCCAGCCGCCGCTGGCGGCCGGACTGCCGGTGCTGGTGATCCAGGGCACGGCCGACGATGTCACGCCCGCGCAGAACGGTCGGACGCTCCAGGAGTCGGCGCCCGAGCTCGTGAGCGTGGTCGCCGTCGAGGGTGCGGGGCACGACTTCCCAGCGACCCACGTCGGCGAGACCTCCTGGGCGATCGAGGACTACCTCGACTGGGACTGA
- a CDS encoding DUF4352 domain-containing protein, translating into MSEQPPTGQPYQPQPGYQPPQYQQPGAYPPPPQNRFNGLGLASFIIGGLSLLFAFVPFANYASGFFAFIGIILGIIGLVLKGRAKLLAIIGTAVSVIALILSIVLAVVYTAGFVNAVDEAVTVDPPSITVPESTAGGSDSGSSGGSEQSTIGTREDPAPYGSTVTISTFEGPVWDVSVGAPVLNALDQVKAGNQFNPDPAPGNQYAIIPATVTYRGDSSGRPFELQFSYVSPSGQSYDPTFVAMDGQLTDVDELLSGASGSGNVVFEIPSEGAEQGTWSVSYVLSDEKVYFGGQ; encoded by the coding sequence ATGTCAGAACAGCCGCCTACCGGCCAGCCCTACCAGCCGCAGCCGGGATACCAGCCGCCTCAGTACCAGCAGCCGGGCGCGTACCCGCCGCCGCCTCAGAACCGATTCAACGGGCTCGGCCTCGCCTCGTTCATCATCGGCGGCCTGTCACTGCTGTTCGCGTTCGTCCCGTTCGCCAACTACGCCTCCGGCTTCTTCGCCTTCATCGGCATCATCCTCGGGATCATCGGCCTCGTGCTGAAGGGACGAGCCAAGCTCCTCGCGATCATCGGAACGGCCGTCAGCGTGATCGCGCTCATCCTCTCCATCGTGCTCGCCGTCGTCTACACGGCCGGCTTCGTGAACGCCGTCGATGAAGCCGTCACCGTCGACCCTCCCTCGATCACGGTTCCTGAGAGCACCGCAGGCGGGTCCGACTCAGGGTCGTCTGGGGGTTCCGAGCAGTCCACGATCGGGACGCGGGAAGATCCTGCACCGTACGGCAGCACTGTCACCATCAGCACGTTCGAGGGCCCCGTCTGGGACGTCAGCGTGGGGGCGCCGGTGTTGAACGCGCTCGACCAGGTGAAGGCCGGGAACCAGTTCAACCCCGACCCAGCACCAGGCAACCAGTACGCGATCATCCCCGCCACGGTGACGTACCGAGGCGACAGCAGCGGTCGTCCGTTCGAGCTTCAGTTCTCCTACGTGTCTCCGTCGGGCCAGAGCTACGACCCGACGTTCGTCGCCATGGACGGTCAGCTCACCGACGTGGACGAGTTGCTCAGCGGCGCTTCCGGGTCCGGGAACGTCGTCTTCGAGATCCCGTCTGAGGGTGCCGAGCAGGGCACCTGGTCGGTCTCGTACGTGCTGAGCGATGAGAAGGTCTACTTCGGCGGTCAGTAG
- a CDS encoding EI24 domain-containing protein, which produces MGALREFFGGVGVLGRGLALWASAPRLMLLGAIPALIVGVVYLAGIIALLVALPPLSDALTPFADDWDPVWRTAVRIAAGAALVGLAVLIVVFTYTAITLLVGDPFYERIRFHVEEREGGAPPDEAAGGFWGQLGRGLVTTLRMLVLTAAVGLLLFAGGFIPVVGQTVVPVVAALFGGWVLAIELTGYAFDARALRLRDRRRMLGVRRARTLGFGVTVYLLFLLPLGAVFVMPAAAAGATLLAREALQPRAGRPADAPTAAPPAPPHRAS; this is translated from the coding sequence ATGGGAGCCCTGCGAGAGTTCTTCGGCGGAGTCGGCGTGCTCGGGCGGGGTCTCGCGCTCTGGGCCAGCGCACCGCGCCTCATGCTGCTGGGAGCGATCCCTGCCCTGATCGTGGGCGTGGTCTACCTCGCCGGGATCATCGCCCTCCTCGTCGCCCTGCCGCCGCTGTCGGATGCGCTCACCCCGTTCGCCGACGACTGGGATCCGGTCTGGCGTACGGCGGTGCGGATCGCGGCCGGAGCAGCCCTCGTCGGTCTGGCCGTGCTCATCGTGGTCTTCACCTACACCGCGATCACCCTGCTCGTCGGCGACCCGTTCTACGAGCGCATCCGCTTCCACGTGGAGGAGCGCGAGGGCGGCGCGCCGCCGGACGAGGCCGCGGGCGGCTTCTGGGGGCAGCTCGGGCGCGGCCTGGTGACGACGCTCCGGATGCTGGTCCTCACGGCTGCGGTCGGCCTGCTCCTCTTCGCGGGCGGCTTCATCCCCGTGGTCGGACAGACCGTCGTGCCCGTGGTCGCGGCGCTCTTCGGAGGCTGGGTGCTGGCGATCGAGCTGACCGGGTACGCCTTCGACGCCCGGGCCCTCCGACTGCGCGACCGTCGACGGATGCTCGGCGTCCGCCGCGCGCGCACGCTCGGCTTCGGCGTGACCGTCTACCTGCTGTTCCTGCTCCCCCTGGGAGCGGTGTTCGTCATGCCCGCCGCCGCCGCGGGAGCCACGCTCCTGGCGCGAGAGGCGCTGCAGCCCCGGGCCGGCCGTCCGGCGGATGCGCCTACCGCTGCTCCGCCCGCTCCGCCGCATCGAGCATCCTGA
- a CDS encoding SRPBCC family protein: MASSFVVRTRTRHSAEALFDLSLDIGAHVSSMAATDETAIGGVTAGRIGLGESVTWRARHLGLTWRMTSRITALDRPHRFVDEQVAGPFRSFRHVHLFERRGGVTLMTDLVRLESPVLGRVAERVVLVPHLRRLIGERNRALLRMLDAAERAEQR; this comes from the coding sequence ATGGCCAGCTCGTTCGTCGTCCGCACCCGGACGCGCCACTCCGCCGAGGCCCTGTTCGACCTGTCGCTCGACATCGGCGCCCACGTCTCCTCGATGGCCGCCACGGACGAGACGGCGATCGGCGGAGTCACCGCGGGGCGGATCGGGCTGGGGGAGTCCGTCACCTGGCGTGCCAGGCACCTGGGCCTGACCTGGAGGATGACGTCGCGGATCACCGCTCTCGACCGTCCGCACCGCTTCGTGGATGAGCAGGTGGCGGGTCCGTTCCGCTCGTTCCGCCACGTGCACCTCTTCGAGCGCCGTGGGGGCGTCACCCTGATGACGGACCTCGTGCGACTGGAGTCGCCGGTGCTCGGACGGGTCGCCGAGCGGGTCGTGCTGGTCCCTCACCTGCGGCGTCTCATCGGGGAGCGCAATCGCGCGCTGCTCAGGATGCTCGATGCGGCGGAGCGGGCGGAGCAGCGGTAG
- a CDS encoding ammonium transporter has product MEEVTGNLNSLWLLVAAALVLLMTPGVAFFYGGMVKAKSVVSMMMMSFGAMGLVGVLWVVYGYGLAFGTPLIPGLVGNPFEGSIGLGSLLGIDDTGAMNPDLAGLAFAGFQATFAIITVALISGAIADRAKFGAWMVFAGIWVTVVYFPVAFMVFNLAEGWAPVWGVNDFAGGTAVHINAGAAALALALVLGRRVGFQKGIQKPHNVPLTLLGAALLWFGWFGFNAGSEAAVDGVAAIAWINTLAAPAAAILGWLIVEKIKDGKPTSIGAASGAVAGLVAITPACNILAPGWAILLGIIAGAVCCLAIELKFKLGFDDSLDVVGIHLVGGFIGTLYIGLFGAGIGWFTGGNSPEQLWKQFAAAAVVAIYSFVMAFIIGWIIQKTMGFRITNEDEVAGVDTVVHGEEGYAIEAYEVETVR; this is encoded by the coding sequence ATGGAAGAAGTAACCGGCAACCTGAACTCGCTGTGGTTGCTCGTTGCGGCGGCCCTGGTGCTGCTCATGACCCCTGGAGTCGCTTTCTTCTACGGCGGCATGGTCAAGGCCAAGAGCGTCGTCTCGATGATGATGATGAGCTTCGGCGCAATGGGTCTCGTGGGCGTCCTCTGGGTGGTCTACGGCTATGGCCTCGCCTTCGGCACCCCGCTCATCCCGGGCCTGGTCGGCAACCCCTTCGAGGGTTCGATCGGCCTCGGGTCGCTGCTCGGGATCGACGACACGGGCGCCATGAACCCCGACCTCGCGGGCCTCGCCTTCGCCGGGTTCCAGGCGACCTTCGCCATCATCACGGTCGCTCTGATCTCGGGTGCGATCGCCGATCGTGCCAAGTTCGGCGCGTGGATGGTCTTCGCCGGCATCTGGGTCACCGTCGTCTACTTCCCGGTCGCCTTCATGGTCTTCAACCTCGCTGAGGGTTGGGCTCCCGTCTGGGGCGTCAACGACTTCGCCGGTGGTACCGCGGTGCACATCAACGCCGGTGCGGCCGCGCTGGCGCTGGCCCTCGTGCTCGGCCGTCGCGTCGGGTTCCAGAAGGGCATCCAGAAGCCGCACAACGTGCCGCTGACGCTCCTCGGTGCCGCCCTGCTGTGGTTCGGCTGGTTCGGCTTCAACGCCGGATCCGAGGCCGCCGTCGACGGTGTCGCCGCCATCGCGTGGATCAACACCCTCGCCGCCCCCGCCGCCGCCATCCTCGGCTGGCTGATCGTGGAGAAGATCAAGGACGGGAAGCCCACCTCGATCGGTGCCGCGTCCGGCGCCGTCGCGGGTCTGGTCGCGATCACCCCCGCCTGTAACATCCTCGCCCCCGGCTGGGCGATCCTCCTCGGCATCATCGCCGGTGCGGTCTGCTGCCTCGCCATCGAGCTCAAGTTCAAGCTGGGCTTCGACGACTCGCTCGACGTCGTGGGCATCCACCTCGTCGGCGGCTTCATCGGAACGCTCTACATCGGCCTCTTCGGCGCAGGCATCGGCTGGTTCACCGGCGGCAACTCGCCTGAGCAGCTCTGGAAGCAGTTCGCCGCTGCGGCCGTGGTCGCCATCTACTCGTTCGTGATGGCCTTCATCATCGGCTGGATCATCCAGAAGACGATGGGCTTCCGCATCACCAACGAGGACGAGGTCGCCGGCGTCGACACCGTCGTCCATGGTGAAGAGGGCTACGCGATCGAGGCCTACGAGGTCGAGACCGTCCGCTAG
- the zapE gene encoding cell division protein ZapE, with the protein MTGERQAVGLRLVDRTPTISATELAQTLVPPPQFDQASFDTYRPDPDHPSQQEALDKMRAFAASWGVQKSSGGGLFGRRKPKAPATKPGVYLDGGFGVGKTHLLAALSHAAPGRKYFGTFIEYTALVGALGYAQAVQLLTGASFIAIDEFELDDPGDTMLMTRLLGELASTGTRLAATSNTPPNALGEGRFAAADFLREIQAIADRFDIVRIDGVDYRRRDIEGHAVSLPDAAAVLEAAETHAAAGETVAVDSFTDLVRHLGTIHPSRYIRLIEGVDVIALTDVAPLTDQTDALRFVAFVDRVYDAQIRILASGTPLDQVFAGDMMNGGYRKKYLRAVSRLIASATV; encoded by the coding sequence ATGACTGGCGAGCGACAGGCGGTAGGGCTGCGGCTCGTCGACCGCACCCCGACGATCTCGGCGACCGAGCTCGCCCAGACCCTCGTGCCGCCGCCTCAGTTCGACCAGGCCTCGTTCGACACCTACCGGCCCGACCCCGACCATCCGTCGCAGCAGGAGGCGCTCGACAAGATGCGCGCCTTCGCCGCGTCCTGGGGCGTCCAGAAGTCCTCGGGAGGCGGCCTCTTCGGCCGCCGCAAGCCGAAGGCGCCGGCGACGAAGCCGGGCGTCTACCTCGACGGCGGCTTCGGCGTGGGCAAGACGCACCTCCTCGCTGCGCTCTCGCACGCGGCGCCGGGGCGCAAGTACTTCGGCACCTTCATCGAGTACACGGCGCTCGTGGGAGCCCTCGGGTACGCGCAGGCCGTGCAGCTGCTCACAGGGGCGTCCTTCATCGCGATCGACGAGTTCGAGCTCGACGACCCGGGCGACACCATGCTCATGACGCGCCTGCTCGGCGAGCTGGCCTCGACGGGCACACGGCTGGCGGCCACCTCGAACACGCCCCCGAACGCGCTCGGCGAGGGCCGGTTCGCCGCCGCCGACTTCCTCCGGGAGATCCAGGCCATCGCCGACCGCTTCGACATCGTGAGGATCGACGGGGTCGACTACCGGCGGCGCGACATCGAGGGTCACGCCGTCTCGCTGCCCGACGCGGCCGCCGTGCTCGAGGCGGCCGAGACGCACGCCGCCGCGGGGGAGACGGTGGCGGTCGATTCGTTCACCGACCTCGTCCGCCACCTCGGCACGATCCACCCGTCGCGCTACATCCGTCTCATCGAGGGCGTCGACGTCATCGCCCTCACCGACGTCGCGCCGCTGACCGACCAGACGGATGCGCTCCGCTTCGTCGCGTTCGTCGACCGCGTCTACGACGCCCAGATCCGCATCCTCGCCTCGGGCACCCCGCTCGATCAGGTGTTCGCGGGCGACATGATGAACGGCGGATACCGCAAGAAGTACCTGCGCGCCGTCTCCCGGCTCATCGCCTCCGCGACCGTCTGA
- a CDS encoding sulfurtransferase — protein MSVAADPSPDFAGYAHPERLVSTEWLQAHLDDPEVVVVESDEDVLLYETGHIPGAVKIDWHTDLNDPVLRDYVDGAGFAALVGGKGISRDSTVVIYGDKNNWWAAYALWVFTLFGHEDVRLLDGGRDLWIAQGRPVTTDRTERAAVEYPVVERDDSRIRAFKDDVLAHLGSPLIDVRSPEEYTGERTTAPAYPEEGALRAGHIPSAANVPWGKAAAEDGTFKRIDDLNALYREGAGLSGDEPVIAYCRIGERSSHTWFVLTHLLGLPEVRNYDGSWTEWGSAVRVPIVTGAEPGQVPAK, from the coding sequence ATGTCCGTCGCCGCAGATCCGTCGCCCGACTTCGCCGGCTACGCGCATCCGGAACGCCTCGTCAGCACCGAGTGGCTGCAGGCGCACCTCGACGACCCCGAGGTCGTCGTGGTCGAGTCGGATGAGGACGTGCTGCTCTACGAGACCGGCCACATCCCCGGCGCGGTGAAGATCGACTGGCACACCGATCTCAACGACCCCGTGCTGCGCGACTACGTCGACGGCGCGGGCTTCGCCGCGCTGGTCGGCGGCAAGGGCATCTCGCGCGACAGCACCGTCGTGATCTACGGCGACAAGAACAACTGGTGGGCCGCCTACGCGCTCTGGGTGTTCACGCTGTTCGGCCACGAGGACGTCCGGCTCCTCGACGGCGGGCGCGACCTGTGGATCGCGCAGGGCCGCCCCGTCACGACCGACCGCACCGAGCGCGCCGCGGTCGAGTACCCCGTCGTGGAGCGCGACGACTCGCGCATCCGCGCCTTCAAGGACGACGTCCTCGCGCACCTCGGCTCGCCGCTCATCGACGTCCGGTCCCCCGAGGAGTACACCGGCGAACGGACCACCGCCCCCGCCTACCCGGAGGAGGGCGCGCTGCGCGCGGGCCACATCCCCTCCGCCGCCAACGTGCCGTGGGGCAAGGCCGCGGCCGAGGACGGGACGTTCAAGCGCATCGACGACCTGAACGCGCTGTACCGCGAGGGCGCCGGCCTCTCCGGCGACGAGCCCGTCATCGCCTACTGCCGGATCGGCGAGCGGTCGAGCCACACCTGGTTCGTCCTCACTCACCTCCTCGGGCTGCCGGAGGTCCGCAACTATGACGGATCCTGGACCGAGTGGGGCAGCGCCGTCCGCGTCCCGATCGTCACGGGCGCCGAGCCGGGCCAGGTGCCCGCGAAGTAG
- a CDS encoding SufE family protein codes for MTDTALPASLAEIRDDFLALDERSRLEMLLEFANELPELPERYRDSPDLLERVVECQSPVFIFVEVEDGVVHLHATAPKEAPTTRGFASILVQGIDGLGVDEVLAIPDDFPNTIGLTRAVSPLRIRGMTALLGRTKRQLRERLAAGAG; via the coding sequence ATGACCGACACAGCGCTCCCCGCCTCGCTCGCCGAGATCCGCGACGACTTCCTCGCCCTGGACGAGCGGTCGCGCCTGGAGATGCTCCTGGAGTTCGCGAACGAGCTGCCGGAGCTCCCGGAGCGCTACCGCGACTCCCCCGACCTGCTGGAGCGCGTGGTCGAGTGCCAGTCGCCGGTCTTCATCTTCGTGGAGGTGGAGGACGGCGTCGTGCACCTGCACGCGACCGCGCCGAAGGAGGCGCCGACCACACGCGGCTTCGCGTCGATCCTGGTGCAGGGCATCGACGGGCTCGGCGTCGACGAGGTCCTCGCCATCCCCGACGACTTCCCGAACACCATCGGCCTCACACGCGCGGTCTCGCCGCTGCGCATCCGCGGCATGACCGCGCTGCTCGGCCGCACGAAGCGTCAGCTGCGCGAGCGCCTGGCTGCCGGCGCGGGTTAG